From Solanum lycopersicum chromosome 4, SLM_r2.1:
aaatttttttttaccaaaattaatttttaaaatcagaTTTAGAGGCTAAtccatcaaatttaaaatttaaataccagaatgattacatgccacgtcATCATACAACAtgattaaagattaaaaataacaataattaagaaaaaaattctaaataatcaaatttggtttatgattttttttctttacccCATAGGAGGAGTGGAGCCGAGTCCATTATTGAGCAAACTACGTCGTTTTACAAATAAATCCTCTTTCACTTTTCGCTGCTTCCGTTCCGGCCACCGCATTTCCGCCGTCGTCCGGTGGGAGTAACCGCCATACTCGGCGGATATCAGTAGACATAATGCAAGTATCAGCTTAATCCCTAATCTTAACTCCATTAGCTGAATTTTGATCCTAATTTGTTGAAATCTACACTTTTTTTTGTGATTCTTTTTGGTGTTTCAGTGTACTGGTTTTTATAAGAGCTGTTGACTACAGACTAACTCATCCATTGAAGGAGACAATGATGATACAATCCACgtttttagaaaatatcttGTCTTTATGCTTTGAATATTTTTACGATACTgaaaattaaaaacatgatgTGACATTACTAAATTGGATCtggtttgatttttatttttttaggatttGATTAGTGTAATCAAGTCTATATTTACTATCATATTACAGATCTCTTATACTATCATCGATCGACAGAGCGGAACGGTCAGAAAAAGAAGTTAAGTTAGAAAACCGTATGATAGGTGATAATATCTAATCAGATTTTATCGAGTTTATCTGTCCAAGTTTACTAGCACCCAAATGGACTTGTATGGGTTCGACTTATTAATAGTCGAGCCCAACTATGCTGTCAATGTGGGTTAGTTTGATTTCGAGTTGGTTCGACTCATTAGACATTTTGCGCCATCGATGGACTAAATTGATAGGTCtcccttatttatttatttttactttaaaaagtatataagctgagtttttgattttttatttaaaaactatttttcaaGCCAATTCAAAAAAGTTCAcgttattttgatatttaaacaaaaaaattagacatTCAGAAAATATACGAAAAGTATCATAAATTGtacttattttatatcaatatgatgaaaaatatatcaatcaaaattcttataatataattttaaaaagaaaaattatgacAATCAAAAATGAACACgagaatatacttcaagatttttgtcttaatttaattatatcaataattaatgcTGTAAAGGGTAACTTTTGGAATATTAGACGATATTTATCATTAGGACAATAACTCTTTTTTTTCGATGATAAATAAGGCCAACAAGTgggattttattttaaaagtggCTTTCGATAGACTCTCGATTCAAATCGAGCctattaaaaaatacaataatagcAAACAACAAGTAATACAATAACCAAAAAGACACTAACACTGAAAAACAAGACAACTAAActgattaaaaaatttaattgactcTCGATTCAAATAGAACCTATTAAAAAAAGCAAGCACgtgaaataaatatagtaaacaAGTGGAGAAACAATAATAGCAAATAACAAGTAATACGATAACCAAAAAGACACTAAAACTGAAAAAACAAGACAACTAAACTGATTAAAAGATTTAATAGACTCGCGATTCAAATAGAGCCTATTAAAAAGTCAAGCACGTGAAATAAATACAGTAAACAAGTGGAAAAACAataatagcaacaacaagtaaTACGATAACCAAAAAGACACTAACACTGAAAAACAAGACCTGATCAAAAAATTTATACGAACACACAATTACATACTGACCTCCTATCATAATCCTCGTATTTAACTTGTTATAAGGTAAATAGAGTTTTATAAATATAGGAACAGATAATAGTATAGCAATTATCACTGATATCTAAAATGAAAGAACCATTGGAACAATGTAAATCAGGATATTGCTGCACCAgaggaatatttattttaaacccAATGTTTGAAGCAGACATGAAATATAGTAATCCTTGGTGATAATACTAGATATCCTAACACAAAGTGACATAATCAGCATATTGATAATGCATAATCAAGACCAGAAAAGCATAAATGAAAATCAGTCTGAGCTCAGGTGTGGGGGAGTTCAAGAATTGTATGTTACGTGACATGACGATTACTTCACGATGCAAATCTTGATAACGGATGCAGAACCAATACGATGAAGTGCAACGACAGCATCACCAGGTTTGCATAGCCCTTTCGTTACAGCAGACTTCAGGGAAGCTTCAAGGATTACCTCAGTTGATTCAGAATCAGTGGCCTTTGCGGAACCTTCACCAAGAAGTGGAATCAAGCCCCTATATACCAAACTGTGTCTAGCTGGGGTCTCGTCACTGATGGACCAATCGAAAGAGTCTGTAGTCAAAACAGGCACGACTACTGACAGAATAGGAACTGCAGGCCTATACTTGGCAACCAGCTTTGCTGTACTCCCGCCACGTGTCAGGACAACAATGAGCTTTGCTCTAGCTTTGTTAGCCGTGCGGACAGCTGATGATGCAAGACTCTCCAATGGGCTCATTGGCAATGGGGTACACCTGATCATTTCCTTGAAGATAGCCTCGTTGTCAAGTGAAGACTCTGCTTCAATGCAGATTCGTGACATGATTTTTACCGCCAGCTCAGGATAAGCACCAGCTGCACTCTCCCCACTTAACATAACACAATCAGTGCCATCCAAGACAGCATTAGCCACATCAGTAGCCTCAGCACGGGTGGGTCGTGGAGACTTGATCATTGATTCAAGCATCTGAGTGGCAGTTACCACAGCTTTGCCAGCAAGATTACACTTGTATATCATCATTTTCTGAGCCAAGAAAATCTTCTCAACTGGAATTTCCATTCCGAGATCACCTCGAGCAACCATAAAAGAATCTGTCTCACGAAGGATTTCATCAAAGTTGATGACCCCTTCTTGGTTTTCAACCTTCAAGACAATTTCAGAAGATCAAAACATCAGTGTATAACATAAAACTAGTCAGCACTCAAATGTTTGTACAATGGAGTCAGTCCCCTCATTGAACAACAGACCATACCAAAATCTATcccaaattctccaaaaaaaaacaaaacagagAAAGGGAATGATAAATGAAAAAAGACACGTTCAGGAAGAAGTAACAGTCTAGAAAACACCAATCCATTGCCAAGTATTATGTTCTTCTCTCCTAAACAATTCATATGCTTCAAAATTCAACCATACTAAACTACACAGACTAAATTACTCTGCATACCTTTGACATTAGTTGAATGCGCTTGGCATGTGGACCAAGAACCTTGCGAACATTGAC
This genomic window contains:
- the LOC101250010 gene encoding pyruvate kinase, cytosolic isozyme, which gives rise to MANIDIAGIMKDLPNDGRIPKTKIVCTLGPSSRTVPMLEKLLRAGMNVARFNFSHGTHEYHQETLNNLKIAMQNTQILCAVMLDTKGPEIRTGFLTDGKPIQLKEGQEITVSTDYTIKGNEEMISMSYKKLVVDLKPGNTILCADGTITLTVLSCDPPSGTVRCRCENTATLGERKNVNLPGVVVDLPTLTEKDKEDILEWGVPNNIDMIALSFVRKGSDLVNVRKVLGPHAKRIQLMSKVENQEGVINFDEILRETDSFMVARGDLGMEIPVEKIFLAQKMMIYKCNLAGKAVVTATQMLESMIKSPRPTRAEATDVANAVLDGTDCVMLSGESAAGAYPELAVKIMSRICIEAESSLDNEAIFKEMIRCTPLPMSPLESLASSAVRTANKARAKLIVVLTRGGSTAKLVAKYRPAVPILSVVVPVLTTDSFDWSISDETPARHSLVYRGLIPLLGEGSAKATDSESTEVILEASLKSAVTKGLCKPGDAVVALHRIGSASVIKICIVK